From Opisthocomus hoazin isolate bOpiHoa1 chromosome 28, bOpiHoa1.hap1, whole genome shotgun sequence, the proteins below share one genomic window:
- the SNRNP200 gene encoding U5 small nuclear ribonucleoprotein 200 kDa helicase produces MADVTARSLQYEYKANSNLVLQADRSLIDRTRRDEPTGEVLSLVGKLEGTRMGDKAQRTKPQMQEERRAKRRKRDEDRHDINKMKGYTLLSEGIDEMVGIIYKPKTKETRETYEVLLSFIQAALGDQPRDILCGAADEVLAVLKNEKLRDKERRKEIDLLLGQTDDTRYHVLVNLGKKITDYGGDKEIQNMDDNIDETYGVNVQFESDEEEGDEDIYGEVRDEASDDDMEGDEAVVRCTLSANLVASGELMSSKKKDLHPRDIDAFWLQRQLSRFYDDAIVSQKKADEVLEILKTASDDRECENQLVLLLGFNTFDFIKVLRQHRMMILYCTLLASAQSEAEKERIMGKMEADPELSKFLYQLHETEKEDLIREERSRRERVRQSRMDTDLETMDLDQGGEVLAPRQVLDLEDLVFAQGSHFMANKRCQLPDGSFRRQRKGYEEVHVPALKPKPFGSEEQLVSVEKLPKYAQAGFEGFKTLNRIQSKLYRAALESDENLLLCAPTGAGKTNVALMCMLREIGKHINIDGTINVDDFKIIYVAPMRSLVQEMVGSFGKRLASYGINVAELTGDHQLCKEEISATQIIVCTPEKWDIITRKGGERTYTQLVRLVILDEIHLLHDDRGPVLESLVARAIRNIEMTQEDVRLVGLSATLPNYEDVATFLRVDPAKGLFYFDNSFRPVPLEQTYVGITEKKAIKRFQIMNEIVYEKIMEHAGKNQVLVFVHSRKETGKTARAIRDMCLEKDTLGLFLREGSASTEVLRTEAEQCKNLELKDLLPYGFAIHHAGMTRVDRTLVEDLFADKHIQVLVSTATLAWGVNLPAHTVIIKGTQVYSPEKGRWTELGALDILQMLGRAGRPQYDTKGEGILITSHGELQYYLSLLNQQLPIESQMVSKLPDMLNAETVLGNVQNAKDAVNWLGYTYLYIRMLRSPTLYGISHDDLKGDPLLDQRRLDLVHTAALMLDKNNLVKYDKKTGNFQVTELGRIASHYYITNDTMQTYNQLLKPTLSEIELFRVFSLSSEFRNITVREEEKLELQKLLERVPIPVKESIEEPSAKINVLLQAFISQLKLEGFALMADMVYVTQSAGRLMRAIFEIVLNRGWAQLTDKTLNLCKMIDKRMWQSMCPLRQFKKLPEEVVKKIEKKNFPFERLYDLNHNEIGELIRMPKMGKTIHKYVHLFPKLELSVHLQPITRSTLKVELTITPDFQWDEKVHGSSEAFWILVEDVDSEVILHHEYFLLKAKYAQDEHLVTFFVPVFEPLPPQYFIRVVSDRWLSCETQLPVSFRHLILPEKYPPPTELLDLQPLPVSALRNSAFESLYQDKFPFFNPIQTQVFNTVYNSDDNVFVGAPTGSGKTICAEFAILRMLLQNSEGRCVYITPMEALAEQVFLDWYEKFQERLNKKVVLLTGETSTDLKLLGKGNIIISTPEKWDILSRRWKQRKNVQNVNLFIVDEVHLIGGENGPVLEVICSRMRYISSQIERPIRIVALSSSLSNAKDVAHWLGCSATSTFNFHPNVRPVPLELHIQGFNISHTQTRLLSMAKPVYHAIMKHSPKKPIIVFVPSRKQTRLTAINILTTCASDVQRQRFLHCMEKDLVPYLDKLNDNTLKETLVNGVGYLHEGLTAMERRVVEQLFSSGAVQVMVASRSLCWGMNIAAHLVIIMDTQYYNGKIHAYVDYPIYDVLQMVGHANRPLQDDEGRCVIMCQGSKKDFFKKFLYEPLPVESHLDHCMHDHFNAEIVTKTIENKQDAVDYLTWTFLYRRMTQNPNYYNLQGVSHRHLSDHLSELVEQTLSDLEQSKCISIEDEMDVAPLNLGMIAAYYYINYTTIELFSMSLNAKTKVRGLIEIISNAAEYENIPIRHHEDNLLRQLAQKVPHKLTNPKFNDPHVKTNLLLQAHLSRMQLSAELQSDTEEILSKAIRLIQACVDVLSSNGWLSPALAAMELAQMVTQAMWSKDSYLKQLPHFTSEHIKRCTDKGVESVFDIMEMEDEDRNALLQLSDAQIADVARFCNRYPNIELSYEVVEKESIRSGGPVVVLVQLEREEEVTGPVIAPLFPQKREEGWWVVIGDSKSNSLISIKRLTLQQKAKVKLDFVAPATGTHNYTLYFMSDAYMGCDQEYKFSVDVKEAESDSDSD; encoded by the exons CCGCGCGACATCCTCTGCGGAGCCGCCGACGAGGTCCTGGCGGTGCTGAAGAACGAGAAGCTGCGCGATAAGGAGAGGCGGAAGGAGATCGAcctgctgctgggacagaccgACGACACCCGCTACCACGTGCTGGTCAACCTGGGCAAGAAGATCACGGATTACGGCGGAGACAAGGAAATCCAGAACATGG ATGACAACATCGACGAGACGTACGGGGTGAACGTGCAGTTCGAGTCCGACGAGGAG GAGGGCGACGAGGACATCTACGGTGAAGTGCGTGACGAGGCTTCCGATGACGACATGGAGGGGGATGAAGCCGTTGTCCGTTGCACCCTCTCAGCCAAC CTGGTGGCGTCGGGCGAGCTGATGAGTTCGAAGAAGAAGGATCTGCATCCTCGAGACATCGACGCCTTTTGGCTTCAGCGGCAGCTGAGCCGCTTCTACGACGATGCCATCGTTTCCCAGAAGAAGGCGGACGAAGTGCTGGAGATCCTGAAG ACTGCAAGCGATGACCGGGAATGTGAGAACCAGCTCGTTCTGCTCCTGGGCTTCAACACCTTCGACTTCATTAAAGTCCTGCGGCAGCACCGGATGATGA tcCTGTACTGCACTTTGCTGGCCAGCGCACAAAGCgaagctgaaaaagaaaggatAATGGGGAAGATGGAAGCAGATCCTGAGCTGTCGAAGTTCTTGTATCAGCTGCACGAGACCGAGAAGGAAGATCTCATCCGG GAGGAACGCTCTCGGCGGGAGCGTGTTCGGCAGTCCCGGATGGATACCGACTTGGAGACGATGGATCTGGACCAAGGAGGAGAG GTGCTGGCTCCCCGGCAGGTGCTGGACTTGGAGGATCTGGTGTTTGCCCAGGGCAGTCACTTCATGGCCAACAAGCGATGCCAGCTCCCCGACGGCTCCTTCCGCCGGCAGCGCAAGGGCTACGAGGAGGTGCACGTGCCTGCGCTGAAGCCAAAGCCTTTCGGCTCCGAAGAG CAACTGGTTTCTGTGGAAAAGCTGCCCAAATACGCCCAGGCTGGATTCGAGGGCTTTAAAACACTGAACCGTATTCAGAGCAAACTCTACCGCGCTGCGCTGGAGTCGGACGAGAACCTGCTGCTGTGTGCTCCCACG GGTGCTGGGAAGACGAACGTGGCGCTCATGTGCATGTTGCGAGAGATAGGGAAGCACATTAACATCGACGGCACCATCAACGTGGACGATTTCAAGATTATCTACGTCGCGCCCATGAGGTCCTTGGTGCAGGAGATGGTGGGCAGCTTCGGGAAG CGCCTGGCCAGTTACGGCATCAACGTGGCTGAGCTGACGGGGGATCACCAGCTGTGCAAGGAGGAAATCAGCGCTACCCAGATCATCGTCTGCACCCCCGAGAAGTGGGACATCATCACGCGCAAGGGGGGAGAGCGCACCTACACCCAGCTGGTGCGGCTGGTCATCCTG GATGAGATACACCTGCTGCACGACGACCGAGGACCCGTCCTGGAGTCCTTGGTAGCCAGAGCCATCCGCAACATCGAGATGACTCAGGAGGACGTGAGGCTGGTTGGCTTGAGTGCCACCCTCCCCAACTACGAGGACGTGGCTACCTTCCTGCGAGTGGACCCGGCCAAAGGCTTGTTCTATTTTGATAACAG CTTCCGACCAGTGCCGCTAGAGCAGACCTATGTGGGTATCACAGAGAAGAAAGCCATCAAACGCTTCCAGATAATGAATGAGATTGTTTACGAGAAGATTATGGAGCACGCAGGGAAGAACCAG GTGCTGGTGTTCGTTCACTCCAGGAAGGAGACCGGGAAGACTGCCCGGGCCATCCGGGACATGTGCCTGGAGAAGGATACCCTGGGCCTCTTCTTGCGGGAGGGCTCAGCCTCCACCGAGGTCCTGAGGACCGAAGCTGAGCAGTGCAAG AACCTGGAGCTGAAGGACCTCCTTCCTTACGGCTTCGCCATTCACCACGCCGGGATGACGCGGGTGGACCGGACGCTGGTGGAGGATCTGTTTGCTGACAAGCACATTCAG GTGCTGGTCTCCACAGCCACGCTGGCCTGGGGGGTGAACCTCCCCGCTCACACCGTCATCATCAAGGGGACGCAGGTGTACAGCCCCGAGAAGGGCCGCTGGACCGAGCTGGGGGCTCTGGACATCCTCCAG ATGCTGGGGCGTGCCGGGAGGCCTCAGTACGACACCAAAGGAGAGGGGATCCTGATCACGTCCCATGGCGAGCTGCAGTACTACCTGTCCCTGCTCAACCAGCAGCTCCCCATCGAAAGTCAGATGGTGTCGAAGCTCCCGGACATGCTGAACGCCGAGACTGTGCTCGGCAATGTCCAGAACGCAAAG GATGCGGTGAATTGGCTGGGCTACACGTACCTGTACATCCGAATGCTGCGCTCGCCCACTCTCTACGGGATATCCCACGATGATCTGAAGGGGGATCCGCTGCTGGACCAGCGCCGCCTGGATCTGGTGCACACTGCAGCCCTCATGTTGGACAAGAACAACCTGGTGAAGTACGACAAGAAGACAGGGAACTTCCAG GTGACAGAGCTGGGCCGCATCGCTAGCCACTACTACATCACCAACGACACGATGCAGACTTACAATCagctcctgaaacccaccctgaGTGAAATCGAGCTGTTCCGGGTCTTCTCGCTGTCCTCGGAGTTCAGGAACATCACCGTGAGGGAG GAGGAGAAGCTCGAGCTTCAAAAGCTGCTGGAGCGAGTTCCCATCCCGGTGAAGGAGAGCATAGAGGAGCCCAGTGCCAAg aTCAACGTGCTCCTCCAGGCCTTCATCTCCCAGCTGAAGCTGGAAGGGTTTGCTCTCATGGCAGACATGGTGTACGTTACCCAG TCTGCTGGGCGGCTGATGCGTGCCATCTTCGAGATCGTCCTGAACCGCGGCTGGGCCCAGCTCACCGACAAGACCCTGAACCTCTGCAAGATGATCGACAAACGGAT GTGGCAGTCCATGTGCCCTTTGCGCCAGTTCAAGAAGCTGCCTGAAGAAGTGGTGAAGAAAATCGAGAAGAAGAATTTCCCGTTTGAGCGGCTCTACGACTTGAACCATAACGAGATAG GGGAGCTGATCCGAATGCCCAAGATGGGCAAGACAATCCACAAATACGTTCATCTGTTTCCCAAGCTGGAGCTCTCGGTCCACTTGCAGCCTATTACCCGCTCCACCCTGAAAGTGGAGCTCACCATTACCCCTGACTTCCAGTGGGATGAAAAG GTGCACGGTTCATCCGAAGCTTTCTGGATCCTGGTGGAGGATGTGGACAGCGAAGTGATCCTGCACCACGAGTACTTCCTGCTGAAAGCCAAGTACGCGCAGGACGAGCACCTCGTCACCTTCTTCGTGCCCGTGTTTGAGCCGCTGCCCCCGCAGTACTTCATCCGGGTGGTCTCCGACCGCTGGCTCT CCTGCGAGACCCAGCTGCCCGTTTCCTTCCGCCACCTGATCCTCCCTGAGAAGTACCCCCCTCCGACCGAGCTGCTGGACCTGCAGCCGCTGCCCGTGTCGGCTCTGCGAAACAGCGCCTTCGAGAGCCTCTACCAGGACAAGTTCCCTTTCTTCAACCCGATCCAGACTCAGG TGTTCAACACGGTTTATAACAGCGACGACAACGTGTTCGTGGGTGCCCCCACGGGCAGCGGAAAGACCATTTGTGCTGAATTTGCCATCCTGAGGATGTTGCTCCAGAACTCGGAGGGACGCTGCGTGTACATCACCCCCATGGAGGCCCTGGCAGAGCAG GTCTTCCTGGACTGGTACGAGAAGTTCCAGGAGCGTCTCAACAAGAAGGTGGTCTTGCTAACGGGGGAGACCAGCACCGACCTGAAGCTGCTGGGCAAAGGCAACATCATCATCAGCACCCCTGAGAAATGGGACATCCTCTCGCGACGCTGGAAGCAGCGCAAGAACGTCCAGAACGTCAACCTCTTCATCGTGGACGAAGTGCACCTCATCGGGGGCGAAAATGGG CCGGTGCTGGAGGTCATCTGCTCCCGCATGCGCTACATCTCCTCCCAAATCGAGCGGCCCATCCGCATCGTGGCCCTCAGCTCGTCCCTGTCCAACGCCAAGGACGTGGCTCActggctgggctgcagtgccaccTCCACCTTCAACTTCCACCCCAACGTCCGCCCCGTGCCCCTGGAGCTGCACATTCAG GGCTTCAACATCAGCCACACGCAGACTCGCCTGCTCTCCATGGCCAAGCCCGTCTACCACGCCATCATGAAGCACTCGCCCAAAAAGCCGATCATCGTCTTCGTCCCGTCCCGCAAGCAGACGCGGCTCACGGCCATCAACATCCTCACCACCTGCGCCTCGGATGTCCAGAGGCAGAG GTTCCTGCACTGCATGGAGAAGGATCTGGTACCCTACCTGGACAAGCTGAACGACAACACGCTGAAGGAGACGCTCGTCAACGGGGTGGGCTACCTGCACGAGGGGCTGACCGCCATGGAACGGCGAGTGGTGGAGCAGCTCTTCAGCTCCG GAGCGGTTCAGGTGATGGTTGCCTCCCGCAGCCTCTGCTGGGGTATGAACATCGCCGCTCACCTCGTCATCATCATGGACACGCAGTACTACAACGGCAAGATCCACGC GTACGTGGATTACCCCATCTACGACGTGCTGCAGATGGTGGGCCACGCCAATCGCCCGCTGCAGGACGACGAGGGCCGCTGCGTCATCATGTGCCAGGGATCCAAGAAG GATTTCTTTAAGAAATTCCTCTACGAGCCCCTGCCGGTGGAGTCACACTTGGACCACTGCATGCACGATCACTTCAATGCCGAGATTGTCACCAAGACCATCGAAAACAAGCAGGATGCAGTGGACTACCTCACCTGGACGTTCTTGTATCGCAGGATGACGCAGAATCCAAACTACTACAACCTGCAAG GCGTGTCCCACCGGCACCTCTCGGATCACCTCTCCGAGCTGGTGGAGCAGACCCTCAGCGACCTGGAGCAGTCCAAGTGCATCAGCATCGAGGACGAGATGGACGTGGCTCCTCTGAACCTGGGGATGATCGCCGCCTACTACTACATCAACTACACCACCATCG AGCTCTTCAGCATGTCTCTCAACGCCAAGACCAAGGTGCGGGGGCTGATCGAAATCATCTCCAACGCCGCCGAGTACGAGAACATCCCCATCAGGCACCACGAGGACAACTTGCTGCGGCAG CTGGCCCAAAAAGTCCCCCACAAGCTGACCAACCCCAAATTCAACGATCCCCACGTGAAGACCAACCTCCTGCTGCAGGCTCACTTGTCGCGCATGCAGCTGAGCGCTGAGCTGCAGTCGGACACCGAGGAGATCCTCAGCAAG GCGATCCGGCTGATCCAGGCCTGCGTGGACGTGCTGTCCAGCAACGGCTGGCTCAGCCCCGCGCTGGCCGCCATGGAGCTGGCGCAGATGGTGACGCAGGCCATGTGGTCGAAGGATTCCTACCTCAAGCAGCTGCCTCACTTCACCTCCGAGCACATCAAGCGCTGCACGGACAAG GGGGTGGAGAGCGTCTTCGACATCATGGAGATGGAGGACGAGGACCGCAACGCCCTGCTGCAGCTCTCGGACGCCCAGATCGCCGACGTCGCTCGCTTCTGTAACCGGTACCCCAACATCGAGCTCTCCTACGAGGTGGTGGAGAAGGAGAGCATCCGCAG CGGGGGGCCCgtggtggtgctggtgcagcTGGAACGCGAAGAGGAGGTCACCGGGCCCGTCATCGCTCCGCTTTTCCCCCAG AAACGCGAGGAGGGTTGGTGGGTGGTGATCGGCGACTCCAAATCCAACAGCCTCATCTCCATCAAGCGGCTGACGCTGCAGCAGAAAGCCAAG GTGAAGCTGGATTTCGTGGCCCCGGCGACGGGGACGCACAACTACACCTTGTACTTCATGAGCGACGCCTACATGGGCTGCGACCAGGAGTACAAGTTCAGCGTGGACGTGAAGGAAGCGGAGAGCGACAGCGACTCCGACTAA